A window from Azoarcus sp. DD4 encodes these proteins:
- the feoB gene encoding ferrous iron transport protein B, with translation MTLAATADSAARTFALVGHPNVGKSVLFHRLTGTYVNVSNYPGTTVEVARAAPRFDRDASLLDTPGVLALPSRSDDERATMRALLHEDMRTLIQVGDAKNLRRTLNLTALLAELGVPMVMALNMTDEASARGVSVDTAALAEALGVPVVATVATGGEGIAPLTDALAGAATPAPLLRYDAETETAIEHIASLIAAHAPHPRLAARGLAILLLGHDSEVARWVDEHGGAHAAAIHDTLKAVATTGKEPLAARLARERGRAAEALARTVSSQAAGKERTLSLLVGQLAVHPVWGWPMLFGVLFVVYLFVGDFGAGTLVGLLEEDFFGGVLNPAFTDFVQRHITVPWLADLLVGEYGLWTMGMTYALALILPIVTTFFLAFGVLEDSGYFSRLSVIANRSFAAIGLNGRAVLPMVLGLGCVTMATLTTRILHTPRERLITTFLMALAIPCSAQLGVVLGLLGGLSLGALTIWGVSIACVLLFTGWLAGKLVKGRRIPLVTELPPMRLPVLGNVLKKTGGRLKWYLIEVIPLFLIGTFLMFMLDRLGVLPWIIKAGEPLVTGWLGLPPEASAAFVMGFLRRDFGATGLFALSHELNMVQAVVGMVTITLFVPCIASVMMIVKEQGLRTAALMLAMIMPTAFLIGGILNHILRLFF, from the coding sequence ATGACCCTAGCCGCCACCGCGGACTCCGCTGCCCGCACCTTCGCCCTCGTCGGCCACCCCAACGTCGGTAAATCGGTGCTGTTCCACCGCCTCACCGGGACCTACGTCAACGTGTCGAACTACCCCGGCACCACGGTCGAAGTAGCCCGTGCGGCCCCGCGCTTCGACCGCGACGCCTCCCTGCTCGACACGCCGGGCGTACTCGCCCTGCCCTCGCGCAGCGACGACGAGCGCGCCACCATGCGCGCGCTGCTGCATGAAGACATGCGTACGCTGATCCAGGTCGGCGACGCCAAGAACCTGCGGCGCACGCTCAACCTCACCGCGCTGCTGGCCGAACTCGGCGTGCCCATGGTGATGGCTTTGAACATGACCGACGAAGCCAGCGCGCGCGGCGTCAGCGTCGACACCGCTGCGCTGGCCGAAGCCCTGGGTGTGCCGGTGGTAGCGACAGTGGCGACCGGCGGCGAAGGCATCGCTCCGCTCACGGATGCGCTTGCCGGCGCGGCCACGCCTGCCCCGTTGCTGCGCTACGACGCCGAAACCGAAACGGCAATCGAACACATCGCCAGCCTGATCGCTGCCCACGCCCCGCATCCGCGGCTGGCCGCGCGCGGCCTCGCCATCCTGCTGCTCGGCCACGACAGCGAAGTGGCGCGCTGGGTGGACGAACACGGCGGCGCTCACGCCGCCGCCATCCACGACACGCTCAAGGCGGTCGCCACCACCGGCAAGGAGCCGCTCGCCGCGCGCCTCGCCCGCGAACGTGGCCGCGCCGCCGAAGCACTGGCGCGCACTGTCAGCAGTCAGGCCGCCGGCAAGGAGCGCACGCTGTCGCTGCTGGTCGGCCAGCTCGCGGTGCATCCGGTGTGGGGCTGGCCCATGCTGTTCGGCGTGCTGTTCGTGGTCTATCTCTTCGTCGGCGACTTCGGCGCCGGTACCCTGGTCGGCCTGCTGGAAGAGGACTTCTTCGGCGGCGTGCTCAACCCGGCCTTCACCGACTTCGTCCAGCGCCACATCACCGTCCCCTGGCTCGCCGACCTGCTGGTGGGCGAGTACGGCCTGTGGACCATGGGCATGACCTACGCGCTGGCGCTGATCCTGCCCATCGTCACCACCTTCTTCCTCGCCTTCGGCGTGCTGGAGGATTCCGGCTACTTCTCGCGCCTGTCGGTGATCGCCAACCGCAGCTTCGCCGCCATCGGCCTGAACGGCCGCGCGGTGCTGCCGATGGTGCTCGGCCTGGGCTGCGTCACCATGGCGACGCTCACCACCCGCATCCTGCACACCCCGCGCGAGCGCCTCATCACCACCTTCCTGATGGCGCTGGCGATTCCCTGCTCGGCCCAGCTCGGCGTAGTGCTCGGCCTGCTCGGCGGCCTGTCGCTCGGCGCGCTAACGATATGGGGTGTGAGCATCGCCTGCGTACTGCTGTTCACCGGCTGGCTCGCCGGCAAGCTGGTGAAGGGGCGACGCATCCCGCTCGTGACCGAACTGCCGCCCATGCGCCTGCCGGTGCTCGGCAACGTGCTGAAGAAAACCGGCGGGCGGCTGAAGTGGTACCTGATCGAGGTCATCCCGCTGTTCCTGATCGGCACCTTCCTGATGTTCATGCTCGATCGCCTCGGCGTGCTGCCCTGGATCATCAAGGCCGGCGAACCGCTGGTCACCGGCTGGCTGGGCCTGCCGCCGGAGGCGAGCGCCGCCTTCGTGATGGGCTTCCTGCGGCGCGACTTCGGCGCGACCGGCCTGTTCGCGCTGAGCCACGAACTCAACATGGTGCAGGCGGTGGTCGGGATGGTGACCATCACCCTGTTCGTGCCCTGCATCGCCAGCGTGATGATGATCGTCAAGGAGCAGGGGCTGCGCACGGCGGCGCTGATGCTGGCCATGATCATGCCCACCGCCTTCCTGATCGGCGGCATCCTCAACCACATCCTGCGACTGTTCTTCTGA
- a CDS encoding Fe2+-dependent dioxygenase, with product MLIPIENVLSKDEVRQFRARLDAAAWQDGLATAGSLARQVKRNQQLDDASDTAVALGNHILRRLGSHPEFISAALPNRIYPPKFNRYRDGGTYGVHVDSALMQVGGTNITVRTDLSATLFLSEPDEYDGGELQIEGPFGVQAVKLEAGDMVLYPSSSLHQVTPVTRGARIASFFWIQSMVQGEGDRTLLYDLDQAIQELTPRCAPDDDQLLRLTGVYHNLLRRWAAT from the coding sequence ATGTTGATTCCGATCGAGAACGTCCTCAGCAAGGACGAAGTCAGGCAGTTCAGGGCCCGCCTCGACGCGGCCGCGTGGCAGGATGGCCTCGCCACCGCCGGCAGCCTCGCCCGCCAGGTCAAGCGCAACCAGCAGCTGGACGATGCCTCGGACACCGCCGTCGCGCTCGGCAACCACATCCTGCGCAGGCTCGGCAGCCATCCCGAATTCATCTCCGCGGCGCTGCCCAACCGCATCTATCCGCCGAAATTCAATCGCTACCGCGACGGCGGCACCTACGGCGTGCACGTGGACAGCGCGCTGATGCAGGTCGGCGGCACCAACATCACGGTGCGCACCGACCTGTCCGCCACCCTGTTCCTGTCCGAACCCGATGAATACGACGGCGGCGAGCTGCAGATCGAAGGCCCCTTCGGCGTGCAGGCGGTCAAGCTCGAAGCCGGCGACATGGTGCTCTATCCGTCGAGCAGCCTGCACCAGGTCACCCCGGTGACGCGCGGCGCACGCATCGCCTCCTTCTTCTGGATCCAGAGCATGGTGCAGGGCGAAGGCGATCGCACCCTGCTCTACGATCTCGACCAGGCCATCCAGGAGCTGACCCCGCGTTGCGCGCCCGACGACGATCAGCTGCTCCGGCTCACCGGCGTCTACCACAACCTGCTGCGGCGCTGGGCCGCGACCTGA
- a CDS encoding alpha-hydroxy acid oxidase, protein MNATPQARSAANRIPTDIHCAQDYEARAREAIAWPSHEYIAGGSGSEATLRANLAAFAHHSILPRLLRDTTAGHTRVELLGRSLPHPVLLAPVAFQKLAHPAGEVETARGAAAMDACMVCSTLSSCSLEDVAHSAGHDKWFQLYFQPARAATLDLVRRAEAAGYTALVVTLDASIQAPSIRSLRAGFQMPPDVRPVNLAAYPVPPQVSLEPGQSIIFQGMMTEAPTWKDLAWLIEHSTLPVIVKGVLHPDDALALRALGVAAQIVSNHGGRSLDGVPASLRALPAIRAALGNSYPLLLDSGIRSGGDIFKALALGADAVLIGRLQVHALSVAGALGVAHMIKMLREELEVCMALSGCPTLADIGPEILFD, encoded by the coding sequence ATGAATGCCACCCCTCAGGCCCGGTCCGCGGCCAACCGGATTCCCACCGATATCCATTGCGCGCAGGACTACGAGGCGCGCGCCCGCGAGGCGATCGCCTGGCCGAGCCACGAATACATCGCCGGCGGCAGCGGCAGCGAAGCGACGCTGCGCGCCAATCTCGCTGCCTTTGCGCATCACAGCATCCTGCCGCGCCTGCTGCGCGACACCACCGCCGGCCACACCCGCGTCGAGCTGCTTGGCCGCAGCCTTCCCCATCCTGTCCTGCTCGCGCCCGTCGCCTTCCAGAAACTCGCCCATCCAGCCGGTGAAGTGGAAACGGCCCGCGGCGCAGCCGCCATGGACGCCTGCATGGTGTGCAGCACGCTGTCGTCCTGCAGCCTGGAAGACGTCGCCCACTCCGCCGGCCACGACAAGTGGTTCCAGCTCTATTTCCAGCCCGCGCGCGCAGCCACGCTGGATCTCGTGCGGCGGGCGGAAGCGGCGGGCTACACCGCCCTCGTCGTCACCCTCGACGCATCTATCCAGGCGCCGAGCATCCGCTCGCTGCGCGCCGGCTTCCAGATGCCGCCCGACGTGCGGCCGGTCAATCTGGCGGCCTACCCGGTGCCGCCGCAAGTCAGCCTGGAACCGGGGCAGAGCATCATCTTCCAGGGCATGATGACCGAGGCGCCTACCTGGAAGGATCTCGCCTGGCTGATCGAGCACAGCACGCTCCCGGTCATCGTCAAGGGGGTACTGCACCCGGACGACGCGCTGGCCCTGCGCGCGCTCGGCGTGGCCGCGCAGATCGTCTCCAACCACGGCGGCCGCAGCCTCGACGGCGTCCCCGCCAGCCTGCGCGCGCTGCCGGCCATCCGCGCCGCGCTGGGCAATTCCTACCCGCTGCTGCTCGACAGCGGCATCCGCTCGGGCGGCGACATTTTCAAGGCGCTGGCGCTGGGCGCCGACGCAGTCCTGATCGGCCGCCTGCAGGTGCACGCGCTGAGCGTGGCGGGCGCACTCGGCGTGGCCCACATGATCAAGATGCTGCGCGAGGAGCTGGAGGTGTGCATGGCCCTGTCCGGTTGCCCCACGCTGGCCGATATCGGCCCCGAGATTCTTTTCGACTGA
- the rpsD gene encoding 30S ribosomal protein S4 → MKVLRALGVELPGLSRKPIGERNYPPGQHGQKTRRKSDFGVKLIEKQKLRFNYGLSEGQIQRLFREAKMSKAPTGEKLLELLERRLDNFVFRAGFAPTTVAARQLVRHKHVLVNGRAVNIPSIRVQPGDTVTLTEKGRRIPIAVESLTEPSLTRPEWLSFDPTTVTATVTRLPGGDEVPFPIEVQHVVEYYAVRI, encoded by the coding sequence TTGAAAGTCCTGCGCGCGCTCGGTGTCGAGCTGCCGGGCCTGTCGCGCAAGCCGATCGGCGAGCGCAACTACCCGCCCGGCCAGCACGGCCAGAAGACCAGGCGCAAGTCGGACTTTGGCGTCAAGCTGATCGAGAAGCAGAAGCTGCGCTTCAACTATGGCCTGTCCGAGGGTCAGATCCAGCGGCTGTTCAGGGAAGCCAAGATGTCGAAGGCGCCGACCGGCGAGAAGCTGCTTGAACTGCTCGAACGGCGGCTGGACAACTTCGTCTTCCGTGCCGGTTTCGCGCCCACCACTGTGGCCGCGCGCCAACTGGTGCGCCACAAGCATGTGCTGGTGAACGGGCGGGCGGTGAATATCCCGTCGATCCGCGTCCAGCCGGGTGACACCGTCACCCTGACCGAAAAGGGTCGCAGGATTCCGATCGCGGTCGAATCGCTTACCGAGCCGTCGCTGACGCGCCCGGAATGGCTGAGTTTCGACCCGACGACCGTTACCGCCACGGTGACGCGCCTGCCGGGCGGCGATGAGGTACCGTTCCCGATCGAGGTGCAGCACGTGGTCGAATACTACGCGGTGCGGATATGA